The Streptococcus toyakuensis genome has a window encoding:
- the asnA gene encoding aspartate--ammonia ligase, whose product MKKSFIHQQEEISFVKNTFTQYLKDKLEVIEVQGPILSRVGDGMQDNLSGVENAVSVKVLQIPDATYEVVHSLAKWKRHTLARFGFGEGEGLFVHMKALRPDEDSLDATHSVYVDQWDWEKVIPNGKRNIAYLKETVEKIYKAIRLTELAVEARYDIESILPKQITFIHTEELVERYPDLTPKERENAICKEFGAVFLIGIGGELPDGKPHDGRAPDYDDWTSESENGYKGLNGDILVWNESLGGAFELSSMGIRVDEETLRRQVAITGDEDRLELEWHKALLNGLFPLTIGGGIGQSRMAMFLLRKKHIGEVQTSVWPQEVRDTYENIL is encoded by the coding sequence ATGAAGAAAAGTTTTATTCATCAACAAGAAGAAATTTCCTTTGTTAAAAACACTTTTACCCAGTATTTGAAAGATAAGTTAGAAGTTATCGAAGTTCAAGGTCCTATCTTGAGCAGGGTCGGTGACGGGATGCAGGACAACTTATCAGGTGTGGAGAATGCCGTATCGGTCAAGGTTCTCCAAATCCCTGATGCTACTTATGAAGTGGTGCACTCCCTTGCTAAATGGAAACGCCATACTTTGGCTCGTTTTGGTTTCGGTGAGGGAGAAGGTCTCTTCGTCCACATGAAGGCCCTTCGTCCAGACGAAGATTCGCTGGATGCGACTCACTCTGTTTATGTTGACCAGTGGGACTGGGAGAAGGTTATCCCAAATGGTAAACGTAATATCGCTTATCTAAAAGAAACAGTTGAGAAGATTTACAAGGCTATTCGCCTTACTGAGCTAGCTGTTGAAGCCCGCTATGACATCGAATCAATCTTGCCAAAACAAATCACTTTTATCCACACAGAAGAGTTGGTAGAACGCTACCCAGACTTGACACCAAAAGAGCGTGAAAATGCTATCTGTAAAGAATTTGGTGCTGTTTTCTTGATTGGTATCGGTGGTGAATTACCAGACGGTAAACCGCACGATGGACGTGCACCAGACTACGATGACTGGACGAGCGAATCTGAAAATGGTTACAAGGGTCTGAATGGCGATATTCTTGTTTGGAATGAGTCTCTGGGGGGAGCCTTTGAGTTGTCTTCTATGGGGATCCGTGTAGATGAAGAAACGCTTCGTCGTCAGGTTGCCATTACAGGTGATGAAGACCGCTTGGAATTGGAATGGCACAAGGCTTTGTTGAATGGTCTATTCCCATTGACAATCGGTGGAGGAATTGGACAATCTCGGATGGCCATGTTCCTTCTTCGCAAGAAACATATTGGGGAAGTGCAAACAAGTGTTTGGCCTCAAGAAGTCCGCGATACTTACGAAAATATTTTGTAG